The following coding sequences are from one Vibrio syngnathi window:
- the glpX gene encoding class II fructose-bisphosphatase: MKRDLAMSFSRVTEGAALAGYKWLGRGDKNAADGAAVEVMRSLLNKTEISGEIVIGEGEIDDAPMLYIGENVGVGGDAVDIAVDPIEGTRMTAMGQSNALAVLAAGEKGSFLKAPDMYMEKLVVGPGAKGVIDLELPLTENLENIAKALGKTLDTLVVTTLAKPRHDQIIADMQAMGVRVFAVPDGDVAASILTCMPDSEVDVMYCIGGAPEGVVSAAVIRALDGDMHARLLPRHEVKGDTEENRKHGELELERCAEMGVTAGIVLKMEDMARSDNVVFSATGITKGDLLEGITRTGNIATTETLLIRGRCRTIRRIKSIHYLERKDPEVIGHIL, encoded by the coding sequence ATGAAACGCGATTTAGCAATGTCATTCTCTCGTGTCACAGAAGGTGCAGCACTAGCTGGTTACAAGTGGCTTGGCCGTGGCGATAAAAACGCTGCAGATGGCGCTGCTGTAGAAGTAATGCGTAGCCTATTAAACAAAACCGAAATTAGCGGTGAGATCGTTATCGGCGAAGGTGAAATCGATGATGCACCTATGCTATACATCGGCGAAAACGTAGGTGTGGGCGGCGACGCTGTCGACATCGCAGTTGACCCAATTGAAGGGACACGCATGACAGCAATGGGTCAATCAAATGCATTGGCGGTATTAGCTGCAGGCGAAAAAGGCAGCTTCCTTAAAGCGCCTGATATGTACATGGAAAAGTTGGTAGTAGGCCCTGGCGCTAAAGGCGTGATTGACCTAGAGCTGCCACTAACAGAAAACCTAGAAAACATCGCTAAAGCACTAGGTAAAACACTCGATACTCTAGTAGTAACCACATTGGCTAAGCCTCGTCACGATCAAATCATCGCTGACATGCAAGCCATGGGCGTTCGTGTATTTGCTGTGCCAGACGGTGATGTTGCAGCTTCTATCTTAACGTGTATGCCAGATAGCGAAGTAGACGTAATGTACTGCATCGGCGGCGCACCTGAAGGTGTGGTTTCTGCGGCGGTCATTCGCGCACTCGACGGTGACATGCACGCTCGTCTTCTTCCTCGTCATGAAGTAAAAGGCGATACAGAAGAGAACCGCAAGCACGGTGAGCTTGAACTAGAACGTTGTGCAGAAATGGGCGTAACGGCGGGCATCGTACTGAAGATGGAAGACATGGCACGCAGCGATAATGTTGTGTTCTCAGCAACGGGTATTACTAAGGGTGACCTTCTAGAAGGCATCACTCGCACAGGCAATATCGCAACCACAGAAACACTGCTTATCCGTGGTCGCTGTCGTACGATTCGCCGCATCAAATCTATCCACTACCTAGAGCGTAAAGACCCAGAAGTAATCGGTCACATCCTGTAA
- the zapB gene encoding cell division protein ZapB, with translation MSFEVLEQLEAKIQTAVDTIALLQMEVEELKEEKQALATEAGELKASRHELEQKTQQMQEEHSAWQDRIRNLLGKMDDVE, from the coding sequence ATGTCTTTTGAAGTACTAGAGCAGCTAGAAGCAAAAATTCAAACAGCAGTAGATACAATTGCACTTCTTCAAATGGAAGTGGAAGAGCTTAAAGAAGAGAAACAAGCACTAGCAACAGAAGCTGGTGAGCTTAAAGCAAGCCGTCACGAGCTAGAGCAAAAAACTCAGCAAATGCAGGAAGAGCATTCAGCATGGCAAGATCGCATCCGTAACCTTCTTGGTAAAATGGATGACGTAGAGTAA
- the rraA gene encoding ribonuclease E activity regulator RraA — protein MEYNTSALCDIYLDQVDVVEPMFSNFGGRASFAGQITTLKCFEDNALIRSVLEQDGLGRVLLIDGGGSLRKALIDAEIALLAEDNEWEGIVVYGCVREVDELEDMNLGIQALASIPVGASQEGVGELDVPVNFGSVTFLPEDYLYADNTGIILSAEPLDVELDLDVEEEEAE, from the coding sequence ATGGAATACAACACTTCAGCACTGTGCGACATATATTTGGATCAAGTCGATGTCGTGGAGCCAATGTTCAGCAACTTCGGTGGACGTGCATCCTTCGCAGGACAGATCACGACATTAAAGTGTTTTGAAGACAACGCTTTAATTCGCTCCGTATTAGAGCAAGATGGTTTGGGACGTGTGTTGTTAATCGATGGTGGCGGCTCACTGCGTAAAGCGCTGATCGATGCTGAGATTGCTCTACTTGCTGAAGACAATGAGTGGGAAGGTATTGTGGTTTACGGCTGCGTTCGTGAAGTCGATGAGCTAGAAGACATGAACCTTGGTATTCAGGCTTTGGCTTCTATCCCTGTTGGTGCGAGCCAAGAAGGTGTTGGCGAATTAGATGTACCTGTGAACTTTGGCAGCGTGACCTTCTTACCGGAAGATTATCTCTACGCAGACAACACTGGCATTATTCTTTCGGCAGAGCCTTTGGATGTAGAACTCGATCTGGATGTTGAAGAAGAAGAGGCCGAGTAA
- a CDS encoding 1,4-dihydroxy-2-naphthoate polyprenyltransferase → MKQSLLIWLDAARPKTLPLALVSILTGSSLAFAGGHFSLSIALLAFLTATLLQILSNLANDYGDAVKGTDNENRLGPTRAMQSGAVTAQTMKQAIILNIVFTMIAGLILIFHALTSIESILSFIALGVLAIMAAIAYTVGNKPYGYIGLGDLSVFIFFGLLGVSGTYFLHTGHVEPSLFLPALGCGLMAVAVLNINNMRDIENDSECGKRTMAVRLGQRKAKHYHFALLGLALASFAIYLLIQEKPAWISLPFLLSIIIVYKHGKAVWETEKPAQIAPMMPVIVKCSLVTNLLFAGVVVAQTLLS, encoded by the coding sequence ATGAAACAATCTCTACTGATTTGGCTAGATGCCGCACGCCCAAAAACTCTGCCTCTCGCACTTGTCTCTATTCTTACAGGAAGTAGTTTAGCGTTCGCCGGTGGTCACTTTTCTTTATCAATCGCACTATTGGCTTTTTTAACCGCCACTCTATTACAGATTCTGTCGAACTTAGCCAATGACTATGGCGACGCGGTAAAAGGCACAGACAACGAAAACCGTCTAGGGCCAACACGTGCAATGCAATCAGGTGCGGTGACTGCGCAAACCATGAAGCAAGCCATCATCCTCAATATCGTATTTACCATGATCGCAGGGCTGATTCTTATTTTTCACGCCTTAACATCGATTGAAAGCATCTTATCTTTCATCGCGTTAGGCGTATTAGCCATAATGGCTGCCATCGCTTACACCGTGGGAAATAAACCTTATGGTTATATTGGCCTTGGCGACTTGTCGGTATTTATCTTCTTCGGTTTGTTAGGGGTTTCTGGTACTTACTTCTTACATACGGGTCATGTAGAGCCAAGCCTGTTTCTGCCTGCACTAGGCTGCGGGTTGATGGCGGTTGCGGTGCTCAATATCAACAACATGCGTGATATCGAAAACGACAGCGAATGTGGTAAGCGCACCATGGCGGTTCGCCTAGGGCAACGCAAAGCCAAGCACTATCATTTTGCACTGCTTGGGCTCGCCCTTGCCTCTTTCGCTATCTACCTGCTCATTCAAGAAAAACCGGCCTGGATCAGCCTGCCGTTTTTACTGAGCATTATTATTGTTTACAAGCATGGCAAGGCCGTTTGGGAAACCGAAAAGCCAGCACAGATCGCGCCAATGATGCCTGTGATTGTGAAATGTTCACTGGTCACTAACCTATTGTTTGCAGGGGTTGTCGTAGCTCAAACTCTATTGAGTTAA
- the hslU gene encoding HslU--HslV peptidase ATPase subunit, protein MSEMTPREIVHELNRHIIGQDNAKRSVAIALRNRWRRMQLEESLRVEVSPKNILMIGPTGVGKTEIARRLAKLANAPFIKVEATKFTEVGYVGKEVETIIRDLTDVAIKMTHQQAMEKVQYRAEEQAEERILDALLPPARDAWGQNEQSTEDTTSSNTRQIFRKKLREGKLDDKEIEVDVAAPQMGVEIMSPPGMEEMTNQLQGMFQNLAGDTKKKRKMKIKDAFKALTEEEAAKLVNQEELKESAIFNAENNGIVFIDEIDKICKRGDSSGPDVSREGVQRDLLPLIEGSTVSTKHGMVKTDHILFITSGAFQVAKPSDLIPELQGRLPIRVELEALSAHDFKRILTEPKASLTEQYIALMKTEDVGIEFTEDGINQIADAAWRVNETTENIGARRLHTVMERLMDEISFDATDRAGSKLVIDEAYVISKLGELVEDEDLSRFIL, encoded by the coding sequence ATGTCTGAGATGACTCCTCGCGAAATTGTTCACGAACTCAATCGCCACATTATCGGCCAAGACAACGCTAAGCGCTCAGTGGCTATTGCACTGCGTAACCGCTGGCGTCGTATGCAGCTTGAAGAAAGCCTGCGTGTTGAAGTATCACCAAAAAACATCCTGATGATTGGCCCTACGGGTGTGGGTAAAACTGAAATTGCTCGCCGTCTAGCGAAACTAGCAAACGCGCCTTTCATCAAAGTAGAAGCGACTAAGTTCACCGAAGTTGGCTACGTGGGTAAAGAAGTTGAAACCATCATCCGTGACCTAACGGACGTTGCGATCAAGATGACGCACCAGCAAGCGATGGAAAAAGTACAATACCGCGCTGAAGAGCAAGCTGAAGAACGCATTCTTGATGCCCTTCTACCACCAGCACGTGATGCTTGGGGTCAGAACGAGCAATCAACGGAAGACACAACTTCTTCAAACACTCGTCAGATTTTCCGTAAGAAACTGCGTGAAGGTAAGCTAGACGACAAAGAGATCGAAGTTGATGTAGCCGCGCCGCAAATGGGCGTTGAAATCATGTCACCTCCGGGCATGGAAGAGATGACCAACCAGCTGCAAGGCATGTTCCAAAATCTAGCGGGCGACACCAAGAAAAAGCGTAAGATGAAAATCAAAGACGCATTCAAAGCACTGACGGAAGAAGAAGCAGCGAAGCTTGTGAACCAGGAAGAGCTAAAAGAGAGCGCGATCTTCAACGCTGAAAACAACGGTATCGTATTCATCGATGAGATCGACAAAATCTGTAAGCGTGGCGACAGCTCAGGTCCAGACGTATCTCGTGAAGGTGTTCAACGTGACCTGCTTCCTCTTATCGAAGGCAGCACAGTATCAACTAAGCACGGTATGGTTAAAACTGACCACATCTTGTTTATCACTTCAGGTGCATTCCAAGTAGCTAAGCCGTCAGATCTGATCCCTGAACTGCAAGGTCGTCTGCCAATCCGTGTCGAACTTGAAGCGCTATCAGCACACGACTTCAAACGTATTCTTACTGAGCCAAAGGCATCACTGACTGAACAGTACATTGCCCTGATGAAAACAGAAGATGTCGGCATTGAGTTCACTGAAGATGGCATCAACCAAATTGCTGATGCAGCATGGCGTGTCAACGAAACCACAGAAAACATCGGTGCGCGTCGTCTGCACACAGTCATGGAGCGCCTAATGGATGAGATTTCATTCGACGCAACAGACCGAGCAGGCAGCAAATTGGTGATTGATGAAGCTTACGTAATATCTAAGCTTGGCGAGCTCGTAGAAGACGAAGACCTAAGCCGCTTCATCCTGTAG
- the hslV gene encoding ATP-dependent protease subunit HslV, which yields MTTIVSVRRNNKVVIAGDGQVSLGNTVMKGNARKVRRLYNNKVLAGFAGGTADAFTLFEKFESKLQMHQGHLTKAAVELAKDWRSDRALRKLEALLAVADETASLIITGNGDVVQPENDLIAIGSGGNFAQAAATALLENTDLDAREIAEKSLNIAGDICVFTNHHHTIEELESTVELPKPE from the coding sequence GTGACTACCATTGTATCTGTACGTCGTAATAATAAAGTCGTCATCGCGGGTGATGGACAAGTATCTCTAGGCAATACTGTAATGAAGGGCAATGCCCGTAAAGTACGTCGCCTATACAACAACAAAGTACTGGCAGGTTTTGCTGGCGGTACCGCAGATGCTTTCACGCTATTCGAAAAATTTGAAAGCAAGCTGCAAATGCACCAAGGCCACCTAACCAAAGCTGCCGTTGAGCTGGCGAAGGATTGGCGTAGTGACCGTGCTCTACGTAAGTTAGAAGCACTGTTGGCAGTAGCAGATGAGACCGCTTCTCTAATCATCACAGGTAACGGTGACGTAGTTCAACCAGAGAACGACCTGATTGCTATCGGTTCGGGCGGTAACTTCGCTCAAGCAGCAGCTACTGCACTATTAGAAAATACAGATTTAGATGCGCGTGAAATCGCAGAAAAGTCGCTGAACATTGCGGGCGATATCTGTGTATTCACCAACCATCACCACACTATTGAAGAACTAGAAAGCACCGTTGAGCTGCCAAAGCCCGAGTAA